One Arvicanthis niloticus isolate mArvNil1 chromosome 13, mArvNil1.pat.X, whole genome shotgun sequence genomic window carries:
- the LOC117718793 gene encoding lymphocyte antigen 6A-2/6E-1-like, translating into MNSCHATKSCVLILLMALLSAQRAQGLECYHCEGVPFEASCSSTRTCPYPDAFCVTQVGEVPVGSTTKKMKSQQCLSFCPIDTENKRKLAAPVNMKISCCKEDLCNAAVPTGGSTWTMAGMLLFSLGSVLLQTLL; encoded by the exons ATGAACAGTTGTCATGCTACAAAGTCCTGTGTGCTTATCCTTCTTATGGCCCTACTGAGTGCCCAAAGAG CTCAGGGGCTGGAGTGCTATCATTGTGAGGGTGTCCCATTTGAGGCTTCTTGCTCATCAACAAGGACCTGCCCCTACCCTGATGCATTCTGTGTGACTCAGGTGGGAGAAGTTCCTGTGG GCTCTaccacaaagaaaatgaagagccAACAATGCCTTTCATTCTGCCCTATTGATACTGAAAATAAGAGGAAACTGGCTGCTCCTGTCAACATGAAGATCTCCTGTTGCAAGGAAGACCTCTGCAATGCAGCTGTTCCCACTGGAGGCAGCACCTGGACCATGGCAGGGATGCTTCTGTTCAGCCTGGGCTCAGTCCTCCTGCAGACCTTGCTGTGA